CATCTTTGGCGTATTGGTCGGTGGCATTTAAACGATGGAAATGTGTCCTTGCACACACACTTATCACCGCGACCAGCTAGTCTGTGTTTATTTCCATACTCACAAATCAATCCCCCTTTGGAACACCCTGTACGATTCATTTGCCTACTTTCGCAAATAATTATGGTCGGTGAGCTACGGGTGGTTTGTGGGCGGTTTCTGTGACACCGGTTCCCAAGGAAAGTCCGCCCCGTGCCCCCGTTCCAAGCACGGGAAAATCGGGCGGGAAATGGTTAATAACCCTACTTCCGTTGCTTTCCGCTCCCGACAGCAAATAAGCATTCGCGCGGATTACATCCGCGGCTTCTAACGTAGAACGTGGAAGGTTTGTGGGGCGAAGGGGAGGCGGGAGGGTTATGGACCGGGAAGGTGTGCTTGGTTTTCCCGTAGCGAAGAGTGTGGGGAATTGATTAAAACATTGCAGGTGGACTAGAATCCATCTTTTATACCCTTTTCCACCAGGCACTGTTTGTCTCTCCTCTGTCATTCGTCTCTCTAGGTCTatctctccccctccccctcccctctttctctctctctctctctctatctcgcCTCTTATCCATAACCCTCTCCACTTATTCATTAGACAAACAGGAAACATGTTCGGTGTGTTCGCGCCTGGGATGGATTTTTAATTGCTCTAATTTGGTGTCATGGCTCGTATAATTGCCACCGACGCCATTTCGCTGCTTATCACTTCGTGCCGCGCACCCTTCAGCGGTCTCCGCACCTTCCCCCTTCTCCCGGTCAACCACTGTGGGAGTGCTTGACAGGTGATTTTAGCACCTCTTTCATCGGCTACTCGCTGCCCTCGCCCTCCCCGGGGGCCCCGGACGACGGAATAATCGGAGCGCGAAAAACCTTAACCCACCCCGCCCCCGCATTTTCGCTCGAGATCCGATttgaaaatgcaaacaaactcaGGCGCGGAGGGGCACGCGTCACGCGGCACGTGCCCACCACAGCGCTGAATGTTGgattgtttcgtttcggtgTTGTCATAATTTTCCCGGCTCGGTAGCATTTTCTCGGCTCGGCTGGTCTGGGGTGCTGGTTATCGGATTAAGTTGTCACCGATACGCTTCCGCATGCAGCATTTTCAGCGGGCGAAGCGAAATGCGAAATAACGTTCCTattttccaaccattttccCTCTAtcactccccctcccccccccccccccccctctctctctctctccaagAGGTCGAGTGTGCTTTCACGGGCGAGTGGGTTACAAAATGACTACAGATTTTATAAAATCGTCCGGACCGTCAGGGAAAGCATGTGTGGGAAAAACTGGGCgaagcttttcttttctcgcaCACGAAACTGCTGGCGACGgagcacaacaacaacaaaaaaaggcccGGGCAAAAAGGACTTTTAATATTGTACAGCTCCGTTACAATGTACCTCGCCTCTCGGGGGCTCCCCTTCCGCTCCGTGCCGCAGGAATGCTTTGCAGCAAATTGGATACCGACGGTTGGGTCCCATTCCTACCCGGACATgtcttgcttgttttttttttacagaaaaaaTCTTCACCAACCGATGTCAGCCTACATTCATCAATGGAACGGGTGGGTAGGACGAATATGTCGTTCGTAcatatgagtgtgtgtgtgtgtgtgtgggtatgtgCGTGCTAGTAcataaaaatacattcaatGGAATCTGACAAATTGCTTCATCGTTGCCTGTTTCTGGCCGATGGGTGGAAAGGGAAGGATGCTCTTGAGCGGATACCAACGTGCCATAATACGAACACGGTTGAGTTAGAGCGaggaaaaaatcacaaaatctttcccccctccccccctcccacaaTTCTAGGTAGGCTCCGAAGGACTTGtatgttatttcattttatttcatttcggcGCCTCTCGTTTCTTCACCGGAATGCTTTCTTTCCTTGCATCCACGTGACGCGGTTGCTTGAGGGGGTTTATGTGCCATCGGATTCCGGAAATATTTCGCTCGGATGTAAAGTAGCAACAGGAAGCACTGCTTCACCCTACGTCTCTCAGCCTCCGGCTGCGGGCAGGATAAGAGAACGCGAATCAACAGCGAGCGTAATTCAATGAGGCTCGCCTCGCGCGAAGACACGACTGGATGCCGTTTCCGGTGCGTTCATTGTCAAATCAGTGTCATTATTGAACGTTGCCGTTGCTCGTCGGTTATCAGTTGGCTTCCGGTGCAAAGTTGGCTGCAAACCATTGGATAAAAAGGTGAATCGAGCTTGTTAACTCCGCCAAGACATTGTTTGGTCCttgggggagaggggggtggGGCTTAGCATGGAATAGAACACAAATAAGAACGCTATCGAATGACGATCGAAGCGGCTCCTTCGCCAGAAGCGCCACACGAACCCCGTTGTCGGTCGGAAAAGTGGTGGTCCTGAAAAGCGGCTCGTTAAGTGTCGTCTAATTTCCGCTCAATAGTGTTTCTTTGGGGAAGGagggataaaaataaacacaagaCACTGGGATTAACCCGTAGGCCGCATCACCTCATCGCCGTTCGCACATTGATTGGCGCCGTAAACGGTCggcgttgtgttgttttttttttcctttcgccgttCGGGAACCATTCATggtggagacgcatggtggtGCGATTGCCTAATTTCAGGCGCCATTAATCGGCCGAAAGTGGCTATCATAAAATGGCACTGGCCAAGGGGTCGTAAAGAgatataaatttatcaaactttCAACTCGAACTAAGCGACGTGAAATTCGACCATCCGTGCCGTTATTTATTGCCGTTGCCCGGACGCCAGGCAAAGCGAAgcgggagggggagagggggacATCTTCCCTATCGTCCGTTCCGTGATGCGCCGCTGCCGGAACCGGAAGAACTGGGACGAAGGATCAGCATTACAAGGCACGGTGTGTGGGCAATTGTCAAACTGGGCCGTTTTATGACACCGGCGTTCATTCCGGATGCGAGAAGGAAAagcttgataaaaaaaaaaaaaaacgccaccgGTAACACGCGCGGAGACGAAATAATATTGTACGCAAAAGTCGTCGAACACTTTTACGATCGTCCTTCGTGAGAAGCCTTCTTTCAGCCTCCTTCTTGGCAAATCCGTAAGCCTATCGAGCGCGAGAGGCCGAGACACGTAAGGGAAGATGCTCCAATATGTACCATCTTATCGATAAGCAGCGAAAGTCAAGTTTgagaaataatgaaacaaGGCAACCGGTAACTGCTTTTGGATTTGGATTGATAAGATTTCCTTTTAGTCACTGATACGTTGTACAACCCTCGCATGTCTCTCCAAACCCTGAAACGAACCTATTTATTCAACCTTTCTCATTTCGGAACGCATTCCCCTACGGTTCGAGCGAAGCGTTCCGCCGGCGTCcttatgtttcttttcgccCTGTGCGCACAAACCCCACGCGGGAGAGGAATCATATgagataaaaacaataaataacccCAACCCCAAACCCCGTCGCTTTTGTGCTtccgagagtgtgtgtgtgcgcgcgcgcgtgcgtgtgtgtgtgtgtacgtgagTGACGGAAAACTTTATTACCGACGTATTACTCCACGTAATCACCATTCTTGCTCGACCGACGGcggaaaattgttttactttcgctTTACTACGTCCGTTGCATGGTGAGGCCTTTTTTGTCGGCCTCAATTTGAAGCACGCGAAAGGACCAACagcgatagaaaaaaaaaccatgggCAAATGGGGGGAGGGCCGGAGGAAAGCGTGCACTTCGCGACCGAGAGAAAATGGCGTGTCATTgttcggtttatttatttatcgagGCATCCCCccctgtgtgtgcgtgtgtgtgtgtgtgttctttcAACTTTGTTTCGCCCCGGGCGCATTGGAAATGGTttcgattgatttaaatttgctccccccccccccccccccccccccacggaGGGGCGGGCAAGCGACGGAGGGTGGGTAAGGGGACCGCGCTGGGAAGATTCATGGTATTGGCCTCCATTTTCGGCGCCTTCCGCATCGGGAGGTCGGAGGTCAAAGAGTGTGTTACGCAAGTCATTGGGTTTCCTCCGTCGTCATCGCGCCACCATTTCGCGTTGGGTTGGGGGGGGAAGAACGCATGGGTGCGTGGGCTGACGGTAGCGTTATTTATGCAGCATCGATGATGTATGGTACACGATCAGCGCCAACAGTTTCGGGAAATGTGGGAGGCGAAGAGTAGGCAGAGCCGAAAGCAGTCAAAGTAGACGGTGGCCTGGTAACCATTTGTAAGACCAATTTTATTCTTCATCTTATGGCTACTAATCAGCAGTTCTTCGTTCGGAGGTTGGTCACCACATCACAAATCGCGCAATGGCGACTGGGCGGTCGTTGGTTGGTCGTCAAGAAGCTTCACTCATCCgttatgagtgtgtgtgtgtgtgtgcgtgcacgGTTAAAGGGGAAGTTCTGGTTATTTATCGACGGGGAAAGTTGATGGAAATAGAGATGGGAACAAGTGCCGTGGACTGATGACGATAGGAGGTATGTTTCTGATGAGGTGGATAGCGGACATAGTGAAAAAGGAACacaggagagagagagagcgagatagAGAGCGAGAGATAACTGGAGGTGGTAGGGAAGGGGTAGGAGAGATCGGACTTAGTAGTAACCGAAGGTGATGTCGTGCAGCGGCGCGGAACCACCCTGTGGCAGCGCGTAGTCCTTAGCCAGCTGGTCCAGGACGCTGGTGCTGCGTCCCTGGGCCGGACGGGGCTGGTAGACGGCCGGCTGGGGACGGGGCTGTGGAAGAGGGGCCGGTGCGAAGGCGGGCTGTGGGGCGTGCTGCTGTTCACCGGAATGGAAATgggaataacaaaacaaaacaaacatcatgCAGGGATGGACATGGGAAAACAGTCACTCAATGGGAGCTCATGGGTGCGACATTACATTGGCGGACTTGGCGGGAGCGTGCTGCGGGGGAAGGGCGGCCTGCGCGAAAGCGGGCTGCGAGAAGCGGATCTTCGGCTCGGGCGCCACACCGGGGAAGGTCTGCGGGCCAACGCTGCGGTACTCGGCTTCGGGGCGTGCGGGCAGCTGCTTCGGCGAGTACACTACGTCGACGGGGACGGCGTTGGGGACTTGAGCGCGTGGGGGCGCGGGGCCAGCGGCGGCCGGGGAGCCACCGAAGTGGGAGCGTTGGACGTACTGCGGTGCCGGCTGGTACTTCGGCTGAGGCAGCTGCTGAGGCTGCTGCTGGTCCTCGTAGTCGTAGTACTGAGGACGCTGCTGCTGAGGCTGCTGGTGAGGCTGCTGATGaggctggtgctgctgctgttggtgctgatGGTGCGCCGGCACTTCCTGGTAGCGAGGTTTAGAGGCAGGGCGGTGCTTCTGGGGGATggagaaaacaacataaagTTCAGGTAGAAGAACTCAGATCTCCCAACGCATACCCGACTCAAGGTTAATGCTCCTTAGAAACTAGTGAACCTCAGAGGTTCGAGTTTAAGGCCCTCACTTCTCCATAGGGCAGCaaattcttcttctcttcgtgGTAGGGTTGCTGCCCTATACGGGAGGTACGTACCTGTTGGCGCGGTGCCAGCGGCACGTTGTCGTTGTCCTCGTCGAGCAGATCATCCTTGCCAGTCGTTTCGTCAACCAGGGTCGGTGGCGGCACGGTAATACCCTCGCCGGATGGCTGGAAGCCGTACTTGTTGGCGCCGTACTCGACGACCTTCACCTTTCCATTCTCATCCACGTAGCCATACTTGCCCTTCACCTCACCGGTAGCCAGCTTCGTTTCGATCTTGAACGAACCGTCCGCACCCTCGTAGCCATAGGTGTACGACCCGTCTTCGTTGTGCCTATAAGATGGAAACGTGGGCGAGAGTAGCAAGTGAAAGAGATTAACAGAGACAAAGATTTGTGGTCGCAGCTTTTTTTACAACACATTCGTTTGATACATATCTCTAATGAGTTGCATGGAGCCAGATGAGCCACCTCTGACCAACTTTACCGAGATACGGATCCCTACGGATCTACGGAACTACGGATCCCACCAAAAGTCTTTTTATGAATATGTGAAAATCTTTTATCGTTTTGGTCTTATTTTGTCCAGTTTAATCTACTGCTGAGAATTGGGGAAAGCAAGGACTGCTGATTGAAGTCATTCGGCTTTAGCTCAACGCTCTTAAAGGATACACCATCATTGGAGCTTTAACAAGCGTATCGAATGCCAACAGGCTCATGCATTTATGCGTCCTCGCTCTTCCCCTACATCGTACTTCGTGATACGTTATAGAAGCGTATCCACACTCCAGATTAGCTGTGAAATCATTTCGTAAAGCTTCTTAAAGCCATTTGCTTCAGAAAGTGGTCGTACGTTTTGATTCCTTTCTCGTGCGACTCGGGCGACGACAGTGGAGCAGAGACCAGTCATCGCCACTGCTGACCGGTATTTGTAGGGCGGGAGGACATTGATCGATTGCAGGAAAGATTGCTCGGTCTCTTGTGAATATGTGTTTGTGTCCATGTGCGTGCTGGGAATAGGGTACGTGCTGGAGCTTCAGTATCGCTTTCACTGCTCGTACAAAAGCCGCACGCAACGGAAGGGCCGAGAAGACGGAACGGCGCTTCGTCGCGTACGTTCATAAAGCGCTAGCGGCGCTCTGCACGAGCATCCCTCGTGGGGTTTCCGTGCTGGATGCATCTGTTTTTGGTTAGTCCTTTACGGCAAAAGAATGTACCCGACAAAGTTTCACCACATCGTTCGATGGTTGCTGTCGCTAGTGTCCATGGGCAGCGTTTGTGATGCACTTGGGCCATCACCATCCCGCACGGTGCTTTTGCGTTGCTGTCCATCATGGCGGCTTTATCGGCAATCGTTGCATTGATCCCTGTCCATTCTTCGGAGACACGCACTACTCATCACGTGTGGCCATAGCACCTACTCCGAGGGGGGCGCCCTCCCCCCGAGCCTTTGATGGAGGTGATTCGTGAGAAATTGTTTCATCTCGTACCGCTCTGGAGGGGAGCTAACGCGACGGCTTTGTCGGAAGTAAGCGAAACGGCACAAAAATACTTGGTATAACACGTGCTGCCAGCTCAAAATGCGTAGGTTTTTCGCGTATGTCCAGCAGGGCGTAAAAAGCCCGAAGAGCCCCATGGGGGATCCACGCTCGGGATATGACTCGGTCCAAGCCGGCATTTACTCGGTAAATACTTTGAACAATCAACCACAAAGagggaacacaaacaaatttcCTGACGAGCTCCCGCGCGCCGTAACACGTTGCCATTTTCAGGTTCCTCGCACACCTTCCGAAAGCGTACGTGTGTGGGATCCGTTTCCGCAAAAAAACAGCAATAGGACTCGGCCGGGCATCAGGAAATCCCCATCCGCCGGGCGAAGGTGGCCAGGCCCCGAGCCTGATTGAATGGCGAGCGCGTCGAGGGCACACGGAGCAGACAGGACCTACCAGGCGGGGCCATATTGATTTTCCAATcaataaaacaagcaaacgGCTGAAGTATCCGGCCTGCTGCGCTCGCAGCGAACCCACGGCCTATCGGCTGAGCGCTCCGGAGCTGTCTTTCTTTCGTCGGGCCACAACTTTCCAACACAACTTCATTCGCTTAACCTCTCGCTACCTCTCGGATGCTGCAGCAACTGCTTTCTTGCCTCCTCATTCGTAGGCTTTTTAAGAATCGTTGGGTTGCCCGTACGGGCAATGGGGATCAACTCGCTGGCAACGTTTCAGACAACCCTCCCAGCCCAGCCCTATCCCAAAGCCGACGGCTTGCAGAACTCGCTCGTAACAACCGGAATCATTAATACCATGCGGAAATGGAATCAGGATAAATGACTGTGAATATTtcgttgccgtttttttttcttctccaccagggcttcgtttttcttcctttcgccCCTCTccctttcgttcgttcgcctgCTTGCTTCTCCACTCTCGGGACAGGTCGAGAGGTGAAAGACACAGGCCGTCTCAGAACGTTCTCCCGGCAAATGGTCTCCCCTTCTTTGGGCGGAGGCAGTGGGTGGGGGAGAGGGTGCAAATACTCCCAACGGTTGGAGGGGACAGATGAAACggagcaaaataaatcaaccgCCTGAAACACACCGAAAGCAAATATATAATTCTAACGAAAAGGAATTACGGCGCGCGTTGGGCCCTCCCCGTTGCGTCGACGTTCATGGCGGCGCTGGAGAgcttgcttctttttttttttgttgcccaCTCGCATTCCCGGAACCTCGCAGGCGCAGGTCGGAAAAACGGTGCTACGTGGGAAAATCTTGTGCTGGactagaagaaaaaacacgcacacccACACAGGAAGCAGTGCAAAGACGTGAAGCTAAACGTCTGGTATATTCCACGGTTGAGCTGTCAGCTCTTAAGCTTTCCTTTTCCTGAAGTCGGGTGACCGGTCGGGTGGACATTCCATACCAAACGCTGATGGgccccccaccccccaccgTTTTGCGGACGGGACCTAATGAACGAGAGCCAGAAGCCGACGTTCGTACACCGGGGAAGCCCTTTTTGACCCACTCCCAATGAAGCGAATGCTTCGGTGGGGGGAAGCTGCGAAACCCATGCGGACCGAGCCAAAAAGTTAATGGATCGGTGGCTCGGAGGATTGGCGAGTCATCAGCAACAAGCGACGAGCGCCGGGTCGTCGCAAATGGACAGCTTTCAGCCGCGCTGACACTCCTCTGAGGGAGCTTGTATCCACGAAATTGAGCAAAAGTGTGTGTGCTTGAAAACTGATACCTGAATCTGAACTCCCCAAACGACGGAGGCTCTTTGTGGTCCAAGGAACTCGAGTGGTTTGAATTTCAAGGTCCCTGCCAGCTCTTAATCGATTGCAATCTTACCTACGGAAACATCTTGTACCCTGCAATTACCGCAGACTACCATGCGAAATCAAAGGATTCCCTTCAGACTGGTaatgattatttttcgttgaGCTAGTCATACCTCTAACATCcctgatggttttttttattcaaaagtaCAAacttaaaatacaaaaacaaacctgtggataacatttacatttaacAGCGAGTTGGTTATAAATTTACATAACGTAGCCGTTTCCTTATTTCCTAGCGAATGTAAATGAATGTGTTCTTCTGTTGTATCTTGTTGGTTTAGGTGTTTTGACATTATGTGATCTGTTGAGGGTGGTCTATTTTATCGTgttgaagtttttctttttcgttcggaTCGAAACGACATTACGCTTAACTTGAAACAATTATCGAAGGTGCGGGATGGATGGAACCATCATGACCGCCCGCCGATTCTATGGCACTCTAAGGGTTCGTCGTGCAATTTTCGTCGCTCGCTGTCGTGCTTTCTTTGCCCGCTTCTTGCTGCTTAAAGAAGCTTCGTTTCGCGAACTGCGTCCCAAAGCACTCTCACGTGGACGAAGGACGCGAATGAAtggcaaataaaaatggcGAGTGGATGTAACAAAAGCAACCGAGGCCCGACGACGATGCGTTTGGGGCcccggcaaaaacaaaaaaaaaggtgcacTCTCTTTCGTGGGGACGGCAAGGTGAGTTAAATGCAATGCGGTGCAACACACGACGGTGTTAGTATACTGAGGTGGTCTTGAAGAGTTTCTTCTTCGCTCCGCCGAAGCCGACGACGGAACCGGGCGTTGCTGCTGCCGGCGAACGCTGCGCCTCGCTGGCCACTGCACTTCCCCGCGCCTCCGCACCCTCGACGGTGGTCCGCGGACCGGTCGGGTTGAACTTGGAGTGAGTTTTGTCGCCCGAGCGCAGCTTGCAGTTGTTGCGCACTGCAGTGAAGCAGCGCTTCCGGTAGTACCCGCTTCTGTCACTACGTGATAGATGAGGAGGaggtgcatgtgtgtgtgggtgggttgTGTGGGTAGGAAGCATGGTCGGTAAGTCGGGATTAAATGCCGGTTGCAAGTATATTCGGGCAAGGATGCATTTAGTTGAAAGCATGTTTGCAaatgtaagtgtgtgtgtgtttgtttgtagttgtttttttttttaaatgtttggtttttgatCCATTAAAGCCAGGCCGGGCATTCGTTCCGCATCCAGCAAACGAGAGCAATGCAAGaccgaaagagaaaaaaaagagagacaaGAGAGAGATAAAGAACAAAATACAGTATGGCGTACAACGGAATCGGTACCGGGGAACAGGGTTTTACGACAGCGggttagtaaaaaaaaaggccaaGCCCGGTCATCCATCGTCCCTCGCGCGCGAAAGAGCCGAACCAACGTGTATGGTACAGACTTCCGGCGCCCATGCTGCATCATATGATagttcttgttgttgttgttgttgttgtgtgtgtatgcctgATTCGGTGTATGTGTACGTAAAGGCTATCACAACTGTCCCGCGTGGCCTGGCGTCAGTGACCACCGTCGAGAGGGATCAAAATATGACAGCAGTGTAATCACCCATCGGTTGAAACACGCCGGTGGGTATATCTTCATGTATCGAACCATGTGTTAAAGGCGAAAAGCAACACGGCAAACACATACGCCCGCACCCCCGAGGCCCTCCAGTAATCAAGAAGAAGCAGCGAGCACGGGAACAGGCAGTTGACAGGGCCGGGATTGGACCCGGTTTGCAACTAAGAACTCCTCACGGTTAGAATACACTCGGGAATAGGCTCCACATTCGAACGTGTGTGTAGAAGCATCTTTGTATCAATTGGTAAGGACACTTGTGGGCATACATCACTGGCTGGTTTAAggtattaattaaaataatcgtCCCGATTGCAGCGATGTTAGAAGCATCCCAGGAATGGGTAGGAAAACACTTTCGAGCGATATTGGAAGATACGAGCAACGCTTACCTGTTGATCTGCTTCAGGATCGGCACTGGCGTCGGCTTTGGCTCCTCGGCCTTGGTACCGATTCGGAGCGGTGCCTGGCGATATTCCTGGTAGTCCTGGGCGAGCACGACACCGGCCAGGCAGGCGGCAGCGatcaactgaaaaaaaaagagcaaaaaatAAAGGGTTCCGCAAAGAAGGAGCTTTCCAAATCTATGGCGCTATGAGGAGGGTTGAGCATACGAGAAAATGTATTGGAATCTTCTTAGCATACCAAGAACAATTTTCACTAATCGAATTGAGGAAACGCTGTATGGCATGCGTAGGAAAGGTTTATCGTAACCTCACCTTCGCCGGCAAATAATACAAATTCCTCTTGCTCATGCCTATGCCGATAGTGCCGGTTCTTCGTAGGGATTTGGAACGAACTTGACTCGATGATGGACATGCTGCAAACGGCTTCGTGATCGATTAAATCGTTATTCATTGTGCGCCACCCGACGGTGCCACACGAATGCACCAACGACCAATGGAATGTGCTTTTCTTGAGTCCTTGTCCGGCCCTGGTGAGCATACTCCCGCCTCCTAATACCCAACCTCGCCGAGGATGGGGACGCCTAGCAAACACACTGGGCAAAGCCTGGTGCCGAATCGATTTggattgaaattaattacgTTCGAGATATTTACACGAGCCCGTGCCGTGATGAAACTATTTCCGTCCAGTTCGTTTCTCGGATGGGACGAGCACTTGAAGACGTGTTGCCCGAAGGTGCATAACATCGATGCCTTCGCCGGATTCCCCCCGGAAGGCAGGGGCGGAGCAGTGTGTCGAAAGCAATTTAGCTTCTTGAAATCTCAAGTGTTTGCCGGAGTATTCCGGATGGACGCGGCTGGACGTCCGGTGGCTTATCGATTGTGCTGGCTGCCGGTCGGACCTTAGCCGGCCAAGCATATGCCGTACGCAGGGAATAGGAACAACATTCTGCACCCCCGCCTCTTGGGGACCACCTCAAGCTGTCCACCATTGTGTTCGTCCTTCCAGACTGTTGCCGCATCATTCGATTATATGTGATGCACGCGGGAGACATCAAGCGCCCGCAAGGCTCAAAGTGCTCTACCGGTCGAGCGTACCAGCTCGACTCCACATTCCACCGGTCCGGTTTCCGGCTCGTCGAAACTTCATCAGGCTCGGACGACATCTCCAGCGATGCAGGCGATCCAGCATTTTTGCATCCATAAACCGCTCAACTGTGAGTAATCTCGTTGGAAGAAGCATATCAAATGGTTCGCAGGTCCACTCGGTCCTGTTCCTTGCGCCACTGGTATGTATTGACAGGACTACAAAGATCCATCAAGTTGAGCTGTTTACGGCTCGGAAGAAAGGAACGTATAAGTCGCAGATACAACTTTATCGTTCTCCATTCATCTATCATTGAGTGAAACGAATAAAGAACGCCATGACTATAAAAATGAAGCGGCAACTCATAGGAACGAACCGGTATAAACAGAACCACAAACTTACAACCATCGTATGCACAAGATCGGATTTTACTACACTGAATTAATAGGCTTCTTTTAGAAGAAACCTTTCTCTGACGGGTAGAGCTTACTCGTAGGATTATTCAACCCAGCGCGTTGCTTGAACCCCCAACTATCGTCAGTCCATAGGCAAATAGTTCATTAGAatgaggaaaagttttcttaCCACCCAGTGACGACAGGGTCGCTACCGACTGGCCCAAAAGCTGAACCAACAACACGTGCAGTGGAGCGCCGAAACTTGCTCCCTACATATTGACTGGTCGGCATTTCCTCGGTATGCTTTCTTCATCGCCAGCATCGAAACCTTCCACAAAGGAGAGAACTTTTGCTCGGTCCACGCCTGACTTCCGTGACATGGCGAGCGGTATATTTGTCTAAGCTAGCTTCCACAGCCAGCTGCTGGACGTAAAAGATGCGTTCGGTAaggatttttgtttgtgcttCATGTTTGCAGACTTTGGATGGAGGTTACTCTGCAGTTCATAAGCCGCACGTACTTCATCATAGCTGGAAGTCGGCGGACGCCTCACCGGA
This region of Anopheles coustani chromosome X, idAnoCousDA_361_x.2, whole genome shotgun sequence genomic DNA includes:
- the LOC131268751 gene encoding putative cyclin-dependent serine/threonine-protein kinase DDB_G0272797/DDB_G0274007; translation: MTGFKLRHRFGKLLLCGTLYFLLFFFQLIAAACLAGVVLAQDYQEYRQAPLRIGTKAEEPKPTPVPILKQINRHNEDGSYTYGYEGADGSFKIETKLATGEVKGKYGYVDENGKVKVVEYGANKYGFQPSGEGITVPPPTLVDETTGKDDLLDEDNDNVPLAPRQQKHRPASKPRYQEVPAHHQHQQQQHQPHQQPHQQPQQQRPQYYDYEDQQQPQQLPQPKYQPAPQYVQRSHFGGSPAAAGPAPPRAQVPNAVPVDVVYSPKQLPARPEAEYRSVGPQTFPGVAPEPKIRFSQPAFAQAALPPQHAPAKSANHAPQPAFAPAPLPQPRPQPAVYQPRPAQGRSTSVLDQLAKDYALPQGGSAPLHDITFGYY